One segment of Arthrobacter sp. MMS18-M83 DNA contains the following:
- a CDS encoding site-specific integrase, producing the protein MTSDDFLRLVRTWLTVHLPRSRRGSPHTIRPYKTALNMLLAYLRETRHLELAEVTFDAINHTTTIAGFTTRLLNTKHMAASSANQRPAAIKSFLSYRAAEDPALVAIWLDVK; encoded by the coding sequence GTGACATCCGATGACTTCTTGCGTCTCGTCCGCACCTGGTTGACCGTCCACCTTCCCCGATCACGAAGGGGCAGTCCGCACACCATCCGCCCCTACAAGACCGCGCTGAACATGTTGCTCGCCTATCTCCGCGAAACACGGCACCTGGAGCTTGCCGAGGTCACCTTCGACGCCATCAACCACACCACCACCATCGCCGGGTTCACCACCCGGCTGCTTAATACCAAGCACATGGCAGCCTCCTCAGCGAACCAACGGCCGGCCGCGATCAAGTCCTTCCTCTCCTACCGCGCCGCAGAGGACCCGGCACTCGTCGCGATCTGGCTGGACGTCAAATAA
- a CDS encoding tyrosine-type recombinase/integrase produces the protein MPAVEALIRAPGQHTGRGLRDTTIILLIFDAATRVQEILDLTPADIDTTPGRGRVTLTGKGRKTRTIPIMDNTCRHLDQYLNAFHPGTPEPDVCLASGAAFMDSLEVVCAQVFENGPVGEHVPDRRDQ, from the coding sequence ATGCCCGCCGTCGAGGCGCTGATCCGAGCGCCAGGACAACATACCGGCCGTGGTCTGAGAGACACCACGATCATCCTGCTAATCTTCGATGCTGCCACGCGCGTCCAGGAAATCCTCGACCTGACACCTGCAGACATCGATACCACCCCCGGCCGCGGCCGCGTGACACTCACGGGGAAGGGCCGGAAGACCAGAACGATTCCCATCATGGACAATACCTGCCGCCACCTCGACCAATACCTGAACGCGTTCCACCCCGGCACGCCCGAACCGGACGTGTGCCTTGCGTCGGGTGCTGCTTTCATGGATTCGTTGGAGGTGGTGTGCGCCCAGGTCTTCGAAAACGGTCCCGTTGGTGAGCATGTACCAGATCGCCGTGATCAGTGA
- the mobF gene encoding MobF family relaxase: MSIARLSAQSGLKYLFKTTMMDDVSPTPRDATTYYLKAGTPQGRWLGSGLDGIGRRTGDLVTETDAKAVFDDVINPDTGAPLGRAHGQPSIVQNSSGQTVTRRAVAGFDLTFSVPKSVSVLWALSPRTLQDQILQTHHDAVTATLEWLEESVIHTRAGRNGVARIGTRGAIAAAFDHWESRSGDPQLHTHLVMANRVQRITDGSWVTIDSRTLYKTAVAASEHYNGLLFDALHRSLGTDTDIRQPTAATHNPSPQLTGVHDALIREFSHRSRLIEAETDRLVAEWTTIHGTPPTATTTIKLRQQATLSTRTPKPDAIAPLHELSAQWRARAAAKGFEPRFVLANTIRRSRTNPFRSSDFTAEWVDAVASLTREQVAAKRATWNRWNLLAEAERVCVAIRCHTPEDRNALIDAVADSAEAQSVPLNEYRYSVPADAQPDLRLGKQSIFDFHGSRLYTDATTLACEEAVMGARNDDGGPVIRATLAMEVLAGYNHHGRFGLHEDQRTAAIKVLLSGNRLDAVVGPAGTGKTTTLGAIKAAWEAEFGPGSVVGLAPAAASAEVLGRELAVLTENVSKWLYESVGEGASHRAERFLATEARLGNSVAPSTLLAQEATRLAAEQNQWRFHRNQLVVVDEASMVSTVQLSALVHQARDAGAKVLLVGDPGQLDAIDAGGVLGWLDRQGKTSRLSTIWRFEHVWEREASLKLRRGDIAAITDYDQHQRIRHGAYLDMVDQAYLNWQADILAGRSSILIAADNDTVGMLNERAQADRVIQGHVDAEHAVLLGDGMRAGRGDTIIARRNDRTIDDSNGDFIRNGTLLDVVRVGRRDGSLTAVRRDTGATVMLHRDYVESAVELGYATTAHRSQGLTVEAGHSVVTRGRLTRELLYVSMTRGRMGNYAYVCDADPTDAEPLDPPLHASWREILGEVLAAEGAERTAHEVRDAEQLSADSLERLSAEYDYLAQIASAEDLTKFLQVHSPGNVGELQQSASWGATVAAWRRSTEISRSTARRIVANALETSTRAKDATAVIHARLRNFVAGMPEPEPALIPDPVQADRPDLANMLGQVTERINHRADEVNRRALITEPEWKRNLLEILQAAGVDDILHVVGRVAVYRDRWGIENSPLPLGPIPVDYEWEQKSQYENIRRSIDQARFSSVAHHQPGPWVEDSVSRGASLINVGWQL, from the coding sequence ATGTCGATCGCCCGGCTCTCCGCACAGTCCGGCCTAAAGTACCTGTTCAAGACAACGATGATGGACGACGTCTCTCCCACTCCCAGGGACGCAACCACCTACTACTTGAAGGCCGGGACACCGCAAGGCCGCTGGCTCGGCTCCGGACTGGACGGCATCGGCCGAAGAACCGGTGACCTCGTCACGGAAACCGACGCGAAGGCCGTTTTCGACGACGTCATCAACCCGGATACCGGCGCTCCGTTGGGCCGGGCACATGGCCAACCCAGCATCGTCCAAAACAGTAGTGGGCAAACCGTTACTCGCCGCGCTGTTGCCGGATTTGACCTCACGTTCAGCGTCCCCAAGTCCGTGTCCGTGCTCTGGGCGCTGAGCCCGCGGACCCTCCAGGACCAGATCCTTCAAACCCACCATGACGCCGTCACTGCCACCCTAGAATGGTTGGAAGAGTCCGTCATCCACACCCGCGCGGGCCGCAACGGCGTCGCCCGCATCGGCACTCGCGGGGCCATCGCGGCCGCGTTTGACCATTGGGAGTCACGTTCCGGGGATCCGCAGCTGCACACGCATCTAGTCATGGCCAACCGCGTCCAGCGGATCACCGACGGCTCCTGGGTCACCATCGACTCCAGGACCCTCTACAAGACCGCCGTCGCAGCCAGCGAACACTACAACGGCCTGCTCTTCGACGCCCTCCACCGCAGCCTCGGGACCGACACCGACATCCGTCAGCCCACCGCAGCCACGCACAACCCCAGCCCGCAGCTCACGGGTGTCCACGACGCCCTGATCCGTGAATTCTCCCACCGCTCCCGCCTCATCGAGGCGGAAACCGACCGCCTCGTCGCCGAATGGACCACAATTCACGGCACTCCCCCGACCGCGACAACCACCATCAAACTCCGCCAACAGGCAACCCTCTCCACCCGCACCCCCAAACCGGACGCCATCGCGCCCCTGCATGAGCTGTCCGCCCAGTGGCGGGCACGCGCAGCGGCCAAGGGCTTCGAGCCCCGCTTCGTGCTGGCCAACACCATCCGGAGGTCACGGACCAATCCTTTCCGCTCGTCAGACTTCACCGCCGAGTGGGTGGACGCCGTCGCGTCGCTGACCAGGGAACAGGTTGCGGCGAAGCGCGCCACCTGGAACCGATGGAACCTCCTCGCCGAGGCCGAACGGGTCTGCGTCGCGATCCGCTGCCACACACCGGAGGATCGCAACGCCCTGATCGACGCCGTCGCTGACTCCGCCGAGGCCCAATCGGTCCCCCTCAACGAGTACCGCTACAGCGTCCCCGCGGACGCGCAGCCGGATCTCCGCCTCGGCAAGCAGAGCATCTTCGACTTCCACGGGTCACGTCTCTACACAGACGCGACCACTCTTGCCTGCGAGGAAGCCGTCATGGGGGCAAGGAACGACGACGGCGGCCCCGTTATCCGCGCAACCCTCGCCATGGAGGTACTCGCCGGATACAACCACCACGGTCGGTTCGGACTGCATGAGGACCAGCGGACCGCCGCGATCAAGGTGCTGCTGAGCGGGAACCGGCTCGACGCTGTCGTCGGTCCGGCCGGCACAGGCAAGACCACCACCCTCGGCGCAATCAAGGCAGCGTGGGAAGCAGAATTCGGACCCGGAAGCGTTGTCGGCCTCGCTCCCGCGGCGGCGAGCGCCGAGGTCCTGGGACGGGAACTCGCCGTGCTCACCGAGAACGTCAGCAAGTGGCTCTACGAGTCTGTCGGCGAGGGAGCCAGCCACAGGGCTGAGCGCTTCCTCGCGACCGAGGCGCGCCTGGGCAATTCAGTGGCTCCAAGCACCCTCCTAGCGCAGGAAGCTACCCGGCTGGCCGCAGAGCAAAATCAGTGGCGGTTCCATCGGAACCAGTTGGTTGTCGTCGATGAAGCCTCGATGGTGTCCACCGTTCAGCTTTCGGCCCTTGTGCACCAGGCCCGGGATGCCGGAGCCAAGGTCCTATTGGTGGGCGATCCCGGGCAACTGGACGCGATCGACGCCGGCGGCGTCCTCGGCTGGCTGGACCGACAAGGCAAAACCAGCCGGTTGAGCACCATCTGGCGCTTCGAACACGTCTGGGAACGCGAGGCTTCGTTGAAACTCCGCAGAGGGGACATCGCTGCGATCACTGACTACGACCAGCATCAGCGCATTCGGCACGGCGCTTATCTGGACATGGTCGACCAGGCCTACCTGAACTGGCAAGCCGACATCCTGGCCGGAAGGTCGTCCATCCTCATCGCAGCGGACAACGACACCGTCGGCATGCTCAACGAACGCGCCCAGGCAGACCGCGTGATCCAGGGTCATGTGGACGCCGAACATGCGGTACTTCTGGGCGACGGGATGCGTGCCGGGCGCGGTGACACGATCATCGCGCGCCGCAACGACCGCACCATTGACGACAGCAATGGCGACTTCATCCGCAACGGCACCCTGCTCGACGTCGTACGTGTCGGCAGGCGCGACGGCTCCCTTACCGCGGTCCGCAGGGACACCGGCGCCACCGTCATGCTGCACCGGGACTATGTTGAGTCTGCAGTGGAGCTGGGATACGCGACGACCGCCCACCGCTCCCAAGGGCTCACGGTGGAGGCCGGCCACAGCGTCGTCACACGGGGCCGCCTCACGCGAGAGCTTCTGTACGTGAGCATGACCCGGGGACGCATGGGAAACTACGCCTATGTCTGCGACGCTGACCCTACCGACGCCGAGCCTCTTGATCCCCCATTGCATGCGTCGTGGCGAGAGATCCTGGGAGAAGTGCTCGCTGCCGAAGGAGCCGAACGGACCGCTCACGAAGTCCGCGACGCCGAACAGCTCAGCGCCGACAGCTTGGAACGGCTCAGCGCCGAATACGACTACCTCGCACAAATCGCATCCGCCGAAGACCTGACTAAATTCCTCCAGGTGCACAGCCCCGGCAATGTTGGCGAACTCCAGCAATCCGCTTCGTGGGGCGCGACCGTCGCAGCGTGGCGCCGATCCACAGAAATCAGCCGATCAACTGCTCGGCGGATCGTTGCAAATGCGTTGGAGACAAGCACGAGAGCGAAAGACGCCACTGCCGTCATCCATGCCCGGCTCCGTAACTTCGTGGCAGGAATGCCCGAACCTGAACCTGCCCTTATCCCAGACCCGGTTCAAGCTGATCGGCCCGATCTCGCCAACATGCTCGGGCAGGTGACGGAACGGATCAACCATAGGGCCGATGAGGTTAACAGAAGAGCACTCATTACGGAACCCGAATGGAAGCGAAACCTCCTCGAGATTCTGCAGGCGGCAGGCGTGGACGACATACTCCACGTGGTTGGCAGAGTCGCTGTCTACCGAGACAGATGGGGCATCGAAAACTCGCCGCTTCCGCTCGGACCTATTCCAGTCGACTACGAGTGGGAACAGAAATCGCAGTACGAGAACATTCGGCGCTCAATTGACCAGGCGAGGTTCAGCTCCGTCGCGCACCACCAGCCTGGTCCGTGGGTGGAGGACTCGGTTTCCCGAGGGGCCAGCCTTATCAATGTCGGTTGGCAACTCTAA
- a CDS encoding tyrosine-type recombinase/integrase — MAVFEAMLTGWERQQKSRLLADTTIAPRMALLRRFTEFSGSYPWEWTAGDLEDFTVSLMSGSARLAPSTIRGYHFTLRLFCDYLIDGRYGWIQACADRFEQIPSQVCHDFNTVAHLHDYEGRPERRPFTYDELQHLFDFLDTRVEQVARSGRKGALAALRDAQMIKTTYAFGLRRNELCQLDVADLRPNPHMPHWGTYGSIHVRHGKSSKGGTPKRRTVLAVPEFDWAIEGLKQWVEQGRPIVRPRNHAALWVSERLSRVSAKHLDKRFSRLRAEAGLDEALTLHCLRHSYVTHLIEFGYPERFVQEQVGHSYASTTAIYTSVSNDFKNKALQAALKRVYTPTPTKEP; from the coding sequence ATGGCCGTGTTCGAGGCGATGCTGACCGGGTGGGAGCGGCAGCAGAAGTCCCGCTTGCTGGCAGATACGACGATTGCTCCCCGGATGGCGTTGCTGCGGCGGTTCACGGAATTTTCCGGCTCCTATCCGTGGGAGTGGACCGCCGGCGATCTCGAGGATTTCACGGTCTCGCTGATGTCCGGCAGCGCCCGCCTGGCCCCCTCGACGATTCGCGGCTACCACTTCACCTTGCGGCTGTTTTGTGACTATCTGATCGACGGGCGCTACGGGTGGATCCAAGCATGCGCGGACCGGTTCGAGCAGATCCCCTCCCAGGTATGTCATGACTTCAATACCGTCGCGCATCTGCATGACTACGAAGGCCGGCCGGAACGGCGTCCGTTCACCTATGACGAGCTGCAGCACCTGTTCGATTTCCTGGACACCCGGGTGGAGCAGGTGGCACGCTCGGGCCGCAAGGGCGCATTGGCCGCGTTACGGGATGCGCAGATGATCAAAACGACCTACGCGTTCGGGTTGCGCCGCAACGAGTTGTGTCAGCTCGATGTTGCGGACCTGCGGCCGAATCCGCACATGCCGCACTGGGGAACCTACGGGTCCATCCACGTCCGCCACGGCAAATCGTCCAAGGGCGGGACCCCGAAGCGACGCACGGTGCTGGCCGTTCCCGAGTTCGATTGGGCGATCGAGGGTCTCAAGCAGTGGGTCGAGCAGGGCCGCCCGATCGTGCGCCCGAGGAACCATGCCGCGCTCTGGGTGAGCGAGCGGCTGAGCCGGGTCTCGGCCAAGCACCTGGACAAACGGTTCAGCCGGCTCCGTGCCGAGGCAGGCCTGGATGAGGCGCTGACGCTGCATTGCCTGCGGCACTCCTACGTGACGCATCTGATCGAGTTTGGCTACCCGGAACGCTTCGTCCAGGAACAGGTCGGCCATTCCTATGCCTCGACCACCGCGATCTACACCTCGGTCAGCAACGATTTCAAAAACAAGGCCCTCCAGGCCGCATTGAAACGCGTTTACACCCCGACCCCGACAAAGGAGCCGTAG
- a CDS encoding DUF3761 domain-containing protein: MTNHTPPGKRRFRLPVSTIVVGILLLFFLVPAAFGSGIGGVLIMAGIFSFLTGLYVVVTGRRSWAMVPGDRKAGAIVLTGALVLLISGGALTPAKPNDGLQASPTSADSQKLAGTAASPSSSPTPTPTVTETGTPLDPDSVTELSRSASYTAPKSQPGYSTKAVDLLATLPVKGRAPMTGYDRDQFGQAWADVDRNGCDTRNDILNRDPNKSFRCDYVARQISVKATYNLWVTQAEHDAMARVLGDCPNETAPTNQKPPATPEPTPSAPAQDAAPAPEAPVQAPVPAPVPAAPAPVVPAAPVPAPPAAPAPAPAPAPVPVPGGGATALCNDGTLSFSANHSGTCSHHGGVAIWYK; this comes from the coding sequence TTGACGAATCACACGCCACCGGGAAAGCGCCGGTTCCGGCTGCCCGTGTCCACGATTGTCGTGGGCATCCTCCTGCTCTTTTTCCTTGTTCCTGCCGCCTTCGGGTCCGGGATCGGCGGGGTCCTGATTATGGCCGGAATTTTCTCTTTCCTGACAGGTCTCTATGTCGTTGTGACGGGCCGGCGTTCCTGGGCGATGGTGCCCGGGGACCGCAAAGCCGGGGCTATCGTCCTGACTGGTGCGCTCGTGCTCCTCATTTCCGGCGGCGCACTTACACCGGCGAAGCCGAACGACGGCCTTCAAGCGTCTCCGACCAGCGCCGACAGCCAGAAACTCGCGGGAACGGCAGCTTCCCCGAGTTCCAGCCCGACCCCTACCCCGACGGTAACCGAGACAGGAACACCGCTGGATCCGGACAGCGTGACCGAGCTGTCCAGATCGGCCAGCTACACGGCGCCCAAATCCCAGCCGGGCTATTCCACCAAAGCCGTAGATCTGCTGGCTACCCTGCCGGTGAAGGGCCGGGCACCGATGACCGGGTATGACAGGGACCAGTTCGGCCAGGCCTGGGCCGATGTCGACCGCAACGGCTGCGACACCCGCAACGACATCCTCAATCGCGACCCGAACAAGAGCTTCCGCTGCGATTACGTCGCCCGGCAGATCTCCGTCAAGGCCACCTACAACCTGTGGGTCACCCAAGCCGAACACGACGCCATGGCACGCGTCCTGGGTGACTGCCCGAACGAGACAGCCCCCACCAACCAGAAGCCACCGGCAACACCTGAACCCACCCCTTCCGCCCCGGCACAGGACGCCGCACCTGCACCGGAAGCACCAGTGCAGGCTCCCGTACCTGCACCGGTGCCCGCAGCGCCGGCCCCGGTAGTTCCTGCGGCACCAGTGCCCGCACCGCCGGCGGCTCCTGCTCCTGCCCCTGCTCCGGCTCCGGTTCCGGTTCCTGGCGGGGGTGCGACCGCACTGTGCAACGACGGCACGCTGTCCTTCTCCGCGAACCACAGCGGAACGTGCTCGCACCACGGAGGCGTGGCCATCTGGTACAAATAA
- a CDS encoding helix-turn-helix domain-containing protein → MARKLSMQWNLRQLMAAKGLFQTSDLIPLLEERDVHLSRQYVHRLVTKPPQRVNIELLAALCDILGCTAADLLEFRIEEVRELRHVAGEAGPGIGELRPIRARIRRPHEPQ, encoded by the coding sequence ATGGCACGGAAACTGAGCATGCAATGGAACCTGCGCCAGCTCATGGCCGCCAAGGGCCTGTTCCAGACCAGCGACCTGATCCCGCTGCTGGAAGAACGGGACGTCCACCTGAGCAGGCAATACGTCCACCGGTTGGTGACCAAGCCCCCGCAACGGGTCAACATCGAGCTGCTCGCCGCGCTCTGCGACATCCTCGGATGCACCGCCGCTGACCTGCTCGAGTTCCGCATCGAGGAAGTCCGCGAGTTGCGCCACGTCGCCGGCGAGGCCGGGCCCGGCATCGGTGAGCTCCGACCGATCCGGGCGAGGATCCGCAGGCCCCACGAGCCACAGTGA
- a CDS encoding IS110 family transposase codes for MDVMFERVAGLDIGKKSVTVCVRTPRPDGGRHGETRTFRTMTRSLELMRDWLVGQGVTLAAMESTSTYWKPVFYALEERMECWLLNAAHLKAVPGRKTDVKDSEWIAQLLEHGLLRPSFVPPPPIRHLRLLTRYRVQLMGDRTRDADRLEKMLEDASIKISSVASSVTTVSARAMLAGLIAGEADPEVLAQLAKGKMRSKIPDLIEALTGHFDADHARLAAAMLGRLDRVEAALATLDAAIADASRPWAHQVELLQTIPGVGLKVAQVIIAETGGDMSRFPSAAHLAAWAGVAPAIHESAGRRTPAGARHGNKWLTSALVEAAASAARSKNTYLSAQQARIASRRGAKRAQVAAAHSILDSAYYMLSRNEPYRDLGPEWMHRRYDQAQTRRLVTQLERLGHTVVIDPAA; via the coding sequence ATGGACGTGATGTTCGAACGCGTCGCCGGGCTGGACATCGGGAAGAAATCGGTGACTGTGTGCGTGCGCACGCCCCGGCCGGACGGTGGTCGTCACGGCGAGACGCGCACGTTTCGGACAATGACGCGCTCGCTAGAGCTGATGAGGGATTGGCTGGTCGGGCAGGGGGTGACGCTGGCGGCAATGGAGTCCACGAGCACGTACTGGAAGCCTGTGTTTTACGCCTTGGAAGAGCGGATGGAGTGCTGGCTGCTCAACGCCGCTCATTTGAAGGCGGTTCCGGGCCGCAAAACTGACGTCAAAGACTCTGAGTGGATAGCACAATTGCTCGAGCATGGCCTGCTCCGGCCTTCGTTCGTGCCGCCTCCGCCGATCCGCCATCTGCGCCTGCTGACGCGTTACCGGGTGCAGTTGATGGGAGACCGGACCAGGGACGCCGACCGGTTGGAGAAGATGCTCGAAGATGCCAGCATCAAGATCTCCTCGGTGGCCTCATCCGTGACCACCGTCTCCGCACGCGCCATGCTCGCGGGGCTGATCGCCGGGGAAGCTGATCCGGAGGTTTTGGCGCAACTGGCGAAGGGAAAGATGCGGTCCAAGATCCCTGACCTGATCGAGGCGTTGACGGGCCACTTCGATGCCGATCATGCCCGGCTGGCTGCGGCGATGCTGGGTCGCCTTGACCGGGTCGAGGCCGCGTTGGCGACACTTGATGCGGCCATTGCGGACGCTTCACGTCCGTGGGCCCATCAGGTTGAGTTGCTGCAGACGATTCCGGGGGTGGGGCTGAAAGTCGCGCAGGTCATCATCGCCGAAACAGGCGGTGACATGTCGCGGTTCCCGTCGGCGGCGCACTTGGCGGCGTGGGCAGGTGTCGCGCCGGCGATCCACGAGTCGGCTGGGCGCAGGACTCCGGCTGGTGCGAGGCACGGAAACAAGTGGCTCACCTCGGCACTGGTCGAGGCGGCCGCGTCGGCGGCACGCAGTAAAAACACCTACCTCTCGGCGCAGCAGGCCCGGATCGCTTCCCGCCGCGGCGCCAAACGGGCACAGGTCGCGGCCGCGCATTCAATCCTGGACAGCGCCTATTACATGCTCAGCCGCAACGAGCCCTACCGGGACCTAGGACCGGAGTGGATGCACCGCCGCTACGATCAGGCCCAAACCCGGCGCTTGGTCACCCAACTCGAACGGCTCGGGCACACCGTCGTCATAGACCCGGCCGCCTGA
- a CDS encoding single-stranded DNA-binding protein produces MSTKIPISIAGNLVANPELTYGESGVAHAKLRVAVNQRIQGADGTWQDGEPVFHNVSAFRALAENASNSLKKGDPVTVAGDLEFRSYEKDGEKREARRIVADTIGPDLRFGTAIYQRSAHTAVAGPDAGIGADLQASASAEAASPVYNIATKSPVVVPPFGAAQGSEMSY; encoded by the coding sequence ATGAGCACCAAAATCCCAATCAGCATCGCCGGCAACCTCGTCGCCAACCCTGAGCTCACCTATGGCGAGTCCGGAGTGGCCCACGCCAAGCTCCGCGTCGCCGTGAACCAGCGAATCCAGGGAGCCGACGGGACCTGGCAAGACGGCGAACCTGTCTTCCACAACGTCTCGGCTTTCCGCGCTCTGGCTGAGAATGCATCGAACTCACTGAAAAAGGGCGATCCCGTTACTGTGGCGGGCGACCTCGAATTCCGCTCCTACGAGAAGGACGGTGAGAAGCGAGAGGCGCGCCGCATCGTGGCCGACACGATCGGCCCGGACCTGCGCTTCGGCACCGCTATCTATCAGCGATCGGCGCACACTGCCGTTGCTGGGCCGGATGCTGGCATTGGGGCAGATCTGCAGGCGTCGGCTTCAGCGGAAGCCGCCTCGCCCGTGTACAACATTGCGACTAAGAGCCCGGTGGTGGTGCCCCCTTTTGGGGCAGCACAGGGGAGTGAGATGAGCTACTAG